A genomic segment from Arcobacter acticola encodes:
- a CDS encoding DNA-binding protein, protein MNLNIEAVNQIPQILEIVKILSEKIENKVEKRWLNVAETAYYLGYSKDHIHKLKTDHLVEGKHYHKKAGRVLFDKLELDKWVISSKNMLNPKEIANLVLKDLI, encoded by the coding sequence ATGAATCTAAATATTGAAGCAGTAAATCAAATCCCACAAATTCTAGAAATAGTAAAAATTCTAAGTGAGAAAATAGAAAATAAAGTTGAAAAAAGATGGCTAAATGTTGCAGAAACTGCATATTATCTTGGCTATTCAAAAGACCATATACATAAACTAAAAACTGACCACCTTGTAGAAGGCAAACATTATCATAAAAAAGCAGGAAGAGTGTTATTTGATAAGCTTGAACTAGATAAATGGGTGATTTCTTCTAAAAATATGCTAAATCCAAAAGAAATAGCTAATTTGGTTCTAAAGGATTTAATATGA
- a CDS encoding IS4 family transposase, with product MGIDNFIETAMKSVLKNPIVLVLRDINFSSILKQSNFIKRDVGVPPYMVILQFLYMFLINKKISSFMKYSNDSFKKDVYYRLLKNSKYNWRKLLLLTSVNLINKLSSLQKPTDTKVFIIDDTVEIKRGKYIEGSCKNLWSNKDKRVVKGLNIVSLNYSDTHTDMMLDFSMNYNKNQIIDSIDNKYHHRSNAYKRRIEGRNGKNIQAINMLKRALSSGIYADYLLVDSWYAKPNFIKEVRDNGLDTIARVAKSNRIWQFSGKYKTLEALYNHEKQNKTSKLGNYNSIKYSYVSTITTHKTLGRVKIVFIRTKENLIPIFSTNIHLSDLEIINTYKKRWNIEQGYKDLREYFQFGKEENRIYEALIARITLSFLAYNLTSYINRINNEPQTLGNLFKDLECQLETLAISMELFLKILENLLQTTEIVKRNKDLELIINVLRIHTKKQLGFMCES from the coding sequence ATGGGTATTGACAATTTTATCGAAACTGCTATGAAGAGTGTGTTAAAGAATCCTATAGTTTTAGTTTTAAGAGATATAAATTTTAGCAGTATTTTAAAACAAAGTAATTTTATCAAGCGTGATGTAGGTGTGCCGCCGTATATGGTGATCTTACAATTTTTATATATGTTCCTTATTAATAAAAAGATCTCATCCTTTATGAAATATAGTAATGACAGTTTTAAGAAAGATGTTTATTATAGATTACTAAAAAATAGTAAATACAACTGGAGAAAATTATTGTTGCTCACATCCGTGAACTTAATCAATAAACTTTCATCATTGCAAAAGCCAACTGATACAAAAGTATTTATCATTGATGACACAGTTGAAATTAAGCGTGGAAAATATATAGAAGGCAGTTGTAAGAATTTATGGAGCAATAAAGATAAAAGAGTAGTTAAGGGTTTAAATATTGTATCACTAAACTATAGTGATACTCATACCGATATGATGCTAGATTTTTCCATGAACTATAATAAAAATCAAATTATAGATTCTATTGATAATAAATATCACCATAGAAGCAATGCCTATAAACGAAGAATTGAAGGGAGAAACGGTAAAAATATCCAAGCAATAAATATGCTAAAACGAGCTTTAAGTTCAGGAATATATGCAGACTATCTACTTGTCGATAGCTGGTATGCAAAACCAAATTTTATCAAAGAGGTTAGAGATAATGGTTTGGATACGATTGCAAGGGTTGCAAAAAGCAATAGAATCTGGCAGTTTAGTGGGAAATATAAAACACTTGAAGCTCTATATAATCATGAAAAACAAAATAAAACTTCAAAACTTGGTAACTATAACTCCATCAAATACTCCTATGTTTCAACTATCACTACACATAAAACACTTGGAAGAGTAAAGATTGTATTTATAAGAACCAAAGAAAATCTAATACCAATATTTTCAACCAATATACATTTATCAGATTTAGAGATTATAAATACATACAAAAAACGGTGGAATATTGAGCAAGGATATAAAGACCTAAGGGAATACTTTCAATTCGGTAAAGAGGAAAACCGCATTTATGAAGCCCTAATAGCTAGAATCACTCTATCATTCCTTGCATACAATTTAACAAGCTATATCAATCGTATCAATAATGAACCACAAACTTTAGGAAACTTATTCAAAGACTTAGAGTGTCAGCTTGAAACCCTTGCTATTTCAATGGAACTATTCCTAAAAATATTAGAAAACTTGCTCCAAACTACAGAAATTGTCAAGAGAAATAAAGATTTAGAGCTTATTATCAATGTTTTACGCATTCATACCAAAAAGCAACTTGGTTTTATGTGCGAAAGTTGA
- a CDS encoding sensor histidine kinase — protein MGFNEAFEYSEFMIFYVRKLRIIKQKDETLNKEIETFKSEFINKEKLHIKNEIDRVVDSINYEIKKSDEDLKAFLKERVYEAHKIASNIYNVESTFLSNKNINRNDHALKTIKYALEGMLYNEGNGYIFIDDINGVKILQPLNKEIEGQSLLEYKDINGYQYMKKVTETIKNKSETYDEYYWYKSKDDKTTYKKISFYKYFEPLNFAIGTGEYYVDFEKKIQNNLLKKIQGVRLDDNSYIFIFNKQGDYLSHFYENKIGTSGFNLKDANGKYFLKDMFEYAEKNKQGYVQYLASSKPGSNLKNVEKISYVRYLDKWDWMIGTGFYLDELNNKINKKEAKLKKEHEIIINNIILLSILLTLILLVISLLISKIIEKKFNNYKKEIKKEINNTIKKERLLVQQSKMAIMGEMIANIAHQWKQPLSVISTVSTGIKIQKELNCLNDEEIVEGMNNINNSAQYLSHTIDDFRNFFKSDKTKINFKFLDIFEDTIKLILPQFTNNNIQFIKNIDNTEIYGYRNELLQVLINIFKNAKDEFIQLDKNQKKFIFIDSYKEDSNYIIKIKDNAGGISLDIIEKIFEPYFTTKEDYEGTGIGLYMCKQIINGMNGEIKVKNSEYEYENQKYKGAEFTIMLPLS, from the coding sequence ATGGGGTTTAATGAAGCTTTTGAATATAGTGAATTTATGATTTTCTATGTGCGAAAGTTGAGAATAATAAAACAAAAAGATGAAACTTTAAATAAAGAAATAGAAACATTTAAAAGTGAATTTATAAATAAAGAAAAATTACATATAAAAAATGAAATTGATAGAGTTGTTGATTCTATTAACTATGAAATTAAGAAATCAGATGAAGACTTAAAAGCTTTTTTAAAAGAAAGAGTATATGAAGCACATAAAATTGCAAGTAATATTTATAATGTGGAATCAACATTCTTAAGCAATAAAAATATTAACAGAAACGATCATGCATTAAAAACAATTAAATATGCCCTTGAAGGAATGTTATATAACGAAGGAAATGGATATATATTTATTGATGATATAAATGGTGTAAAAATTTTACAACCATTAAATAAAGAAATAGAAGGACAAAGTCTTTTAGAATATAAAGATATAAATGGTTATCAATATATGAAAAAGGTTACTGAAACCATCAAAAACAAAAGTGAAACCTATGATGAGTATTATTGGTATAAATCAAAAGATGATAAAACAACATATAAGAAGATTAGTTTTTATAAATATTTTGAACCCCTAAACTTTGCAATTGGAACAGGTGAATATTATGTTGATTTTGAAAAAAAGATTCAAAATAATTTACTTAAGAAAATCCAAGGAGTAAGATTAGATGATAATAGTTATATATTTATTTTCAATAAACAAGGAGATTATTTATCTCATTTTTATGAAAATAAAATAGGTACAAGTGGATTCAATCTAAAAGATGCAAATGGAAAATATTTTCTTAAAGATATGTTTGAATATGCTGAAAAAAACAAACAAGGCTATGTGCAATACTTAGCATCATCAAAACCTGGTAGCAACTTAAAAAATGTAGAAAAAATTTCATATGTTAGATATCTTGATAAATGGGATTGGATGATTGGTACTGGTTTTTATTTAGATGAGTTAAACAATAAAATTAATAAAAAAGAAGCAAAATTAAAAAAAGAGCACGAAATTATAATTAATAATATTATACTTTTAAGTATTTTACTAACTTTAATCTTACTTGTAATTTCTCTTCTTATTTCTAAAATAATAGAAAAAAAGTTTAATAATTACAAAAAAGAGATAAAAAAAGAAATAAATAATACTATTAAAAAAGAAAGGCTTTTAGTTCAACAATCAAAAATGGCAATAATGGGAGAAATGATAGCAAATATTGCTCACCAATGGAAACAACCTTTATCAGTTATTTCAACAGTATCCACAGGAATAAAAATTCAAAAAGAGTTGAATTGCTTAAATGATGAAGAAATAGTTGAAGGAATGAATAATATTAATAATTCAGCACAATATTTATCTCATACAATTGATGATTTTAGGAACTTTTTTAAATCTGACAAAACAAAAATTAACTTTAAATTTTTAGATATATTTGAAGATACTATTAAGCTAATATTACCTCAATTTACAAACAATAATATTCAATTTATTAAAAATATAGATAATACTGAAATATATGGATATAGAAATGAACTTTTACAGGTTTTAATAAATATTTTTAAAAATGCTAAAGACGAATTTATTCAATTAGATAAAAATCAAAAAAAATTCATTTTTATTGATTCATATAAAGAAGATTCAAATTATATAATTAAAATAAAAGATAATGCAGGAGGAATATCTCTTGATATTATAGAAAAGATATTTGAACCTTATTTTACTACTAAAGAAGATTATGAAGGAACAGGTATAGGTCTTTATATGTGTAAACAAATAATAAATGGAATGAATGGTGAGATCAAAGTTAAAAATAGTGAATATGAATATGAAAATCAAAAATATAAGGGTGCTGAATTTACAATTATGCTTCCTTTGTCTTAA
- a CDS encoding response regulator transcription factor, whose product MLDYALLEKYSKDISILFVEDDLSIRTEIKELLEEIFSIVYVAVDGKDGLEKYLDFYKKNSVYFDLVLSDIQMPNMDGIELIKAIYKENSNQKVLVLSAHNESAYLMQLINLGIRQFILKPLDYNNFLDVIFKINKDIYFEKNEEKISALIKLSDTLFWNKKTQELIDNNQAVKLTKKELILISLLLKYPEKTNNNEEIISLMWADDFDKNPDITNLKNIISRLRKKVPSLNIENIYSFGYKIHTTLD is encoded by the coding sequence ATGCTAGATTATGCACTTTTAGAAAAATATTCAAAAGATATTTCCATACTTTTTGTTGAAGATGATTTAAGTATAAGAACTGAAATAAAAGAGTTACTTGAAGAAATTTTTTCTATTGTTTATGTGGCAGTTGATGGAAAAGATGGACTTGAGAAGTATTTAGATTTTTATAAAAAAAATAGTGTCTATTTTGATTTAGTTTTAAGTGATATACAAATGCCAAATATGGATGGTATTGAATTAATAAAGGCTATTTATAAAGAAAACTCTAATCAAAAAGTTCTAGTTTTATCAGCTCATAATGAAAGTGCATATTTAATGCAGTTGATTAATCTTGGTATTAGACAATTTATTTTAAAACCCTTGGATTATAATAACTTTTTAGATGTAATTTTTAAAATAAACAAAGATATCTATTTTGAAAAAAATGAAGAAAAGATAAGTGCTTTAATAAAACTATCTGATACTCTGTTTTGGAATAAAAAAACTCAAGAATTAATAGATAATAATCAAGCTGTTAAACTAACAAAAAAAGAGTTGATTTTAATCTCTTTACTTCTAAAATACCCAGAAAAAACAAATAATAATGAAGAAATAATATCATTGATGTGGGCTGATGATTTTGATAAAAATCCAGATATTACAAATCTTAAAAATATAATCTCACGACTTAGAAAAAAAGTACCTTCTTTAAATATTGAAAATATCTATAGTTTTGGATACAAAATACATACTACCTTGGATTAA
- a CDS encoding tyrosine-type recombinase/integrase, giving the protein MVKMTEPKLYTRGTKLWVRFSLNGEVIKRSLNIEDSKANRKLATTQIIPQMLLKMHSGEFFENKIVPTVKEMIDISLKMNRASRKANTHSSYNYVLNKHVIPVLGNRKIDSIKASELTLWQNDLLKTLSNKAVINVRIVFNGIFQDALRDEIIQKNPFSIIKAPQNIAKNENIPFSKDEIFKILDASPDKIKLFYGIGFFTGMRTGEITALKWSDIDLENKVIQVRRTRNKGVETTPKTKSSIRDVDILDVLIPYIENHLKYKIDESEYVFNSNLNKPYHSAIKISTTYWKKVLKELEIPYRNLYQMRHTFASMMIASGEDILWVSSMLGHKNANITLQVYAKYIKNEKKSRGTFLLN; this is encoded by the coding sequence ATGGTTAAGATGACAGAACCTAAACTTTACACAAGAGGAACAAAACTCTGGGTACGATTTAGTTTAAATGGTGAAGTGATTAAAAGGTCACTTAATATAGAAGATTCAAAAGCTAATAGAAAATTAGCAACAACACAAATAATTCCACAAATGCTCTTAAAAATGCATAGTGGAGAGTTCTTTGAAAACAAAATTGTTCCAACAGTAAAAGAGATGATTGATATTAGTTTGAAGATGAATAGAGCTAGTAGGAAAGCTAATACTCATTCTTCATATAATTATGTTTTAAATAAACATGTAATTCCAGTATTAGGAAATAGAAAAATTGATAGTATAAAAGCATCTGAACTTACTTTATGGCAAAATGACTTATTAAAAACTCTTTCTAATAAAGCAGTAATAAATGTTAGAATAGTATTCAATGGTATATTTCAAGATGCATTAAGAGATGAGATTATTCAAAAAAATCCATTCTCAATAATTAAAGCTCCACAAAATATAGCTAAAAATGAAAATATACCTTTTTCAAAAGATGAAATATTTAAAATATTAGATGCAAGTCCAGATAAGATTAAATTGTTCTACGGAATAGGTTTTTTTACAGGAATGAGAACAGGCGAGATAACAGCTTTAAAGTGGTCTGACATTGATTTAGAAAATAAAGTAATACAAGTTAGAAGAACTAGAAATAAAGGGGTAGAAACAACCCCAAAAACAAAATCTAGTATTAGAGATGTTGATATACTCGATGTTCTTATTCCATATATTGAAAATCATTTAAAATATAAAATAGATGAGTCTGAATATGTATTTAATTCTAATTTGAATAAACCTTATCACTCAGCAATTAAGATTTCTACAACTTATTGGAAAAAGGTTTTAAAAGAACTTGAAATTCCATATAGAAATTTATATCAGATGAGACATACCTTTGCAAGTATGATGATTGCAAGTGGAGAAGATATACTTTGGGTTTCATCAATGCTTGGTCACAAGAATGCAAATATTACTTTACAAGTATATGCAAAATATATAAAAAATGAGAAGAAATCAAGAGGAACTTTTTTACTAAACTAG
- a CDS encoding site-specific integrase, which produces MANLKGASFEKQIKDIHHRLSAFGEKRHGRTDKQTHSKALSIKRAEMSKSFADYCSNKGLEGKLNEHMTNETVKEFLDYRTQDLAKNSCENYVRAFSSMLEGLEKSNVDMLVTKDVFEEKMMEIREMPDINPMEGRAINEADKLIDALYEKSYETAVVAQTQLELGFRVSEAFEVVENIDKYYNDGKLIGVIGKGNHEYDAKDITSSLLERIKLADNLPTQRTYANHLKAYDVSSHDFRYTFVKNEVEKRLELGQEYKQILSDISKEINHSREEMTNYYLKRV; this is translated from the coding sequence ATGGCTAATTTAAAAGGAGCTAGCTTTGAAAAGCAAATAAAAGATATTCATCATAGGCTTTCAGCATTTGGTGAAAAAAGACATGGAAGAACAGATAAACAAACACATTCAAAAGCTTTATCAATAAAAAGAGCTGAAATGAGTAAAAGTTTTGCAGATTACTGTTCTAATAAAGGCTTAGAAGGTAAACTAAATGAACATATGACTAATGAGACTGTAAAAGAGTTTTTAGATTATAGAACGCAAGATTTAGCAAAAAACTCATGTGAAAACTATGTTAGAGCATTCTCTTCTATGTTAGAAGGCTTAGAAAAATCTAATGTTGATATGTTAGTTACAAAAGATGTATTTGAAGAAAAGATGATGGAGATTAGAGAAATGCCTGATATTAATCCTATGGAAGGAAGAGCAATAAATGAAGCTGATAAATTAATAGATGCTTTGTATGAAAAAAGCTATGAAACAGCAGTTGTTGCTCAAACACAGTTAGAACTAGGGTTTAGAGTCTCTGAAGCCTTTGAAGTAGTTGAGAATATTGATAAGTATTATAATGATGGAAAATTAATAGGAGTAATAGGAAAAGGAAATCATGAATATGATGCTAAAGATATTACTTCTTCATTACTTGAAAGAATTAAATTAGCTGATAATCTTCCAACACAAAGAACTTATGCTAATCATTTAAAAGCTTATGATGTAAGCTCTCATGACTTTAGATATACATTTGTAAAAAATGAAGTTGAAAAAAGACTTGAACTAGGTCAAGAGTATAAACAGATTTTAAGTGATATCTCAAAAGAGATAAACCATTCAAGAGAAGAGATGACTAATTACTATTTGAAAAGAGTTTAA
- a CDS encoding sensor histidine kinase — MSDNNKFFTDIHEITDNTIEGILIIEDGFIKHVNRSLIDILCYEDEKELIGNLAIGILIPTSKEKFIEYNSKIFQEISLLNKNADVIPAIIKIKDININNVSYKMVSILDLTEIKKNEKIVLEQSKLAAMGEMVSIIAHQWRQPLSAVGSIITTLKLKYNLKRIDLNTYDEKLTQINNYVQYMSNTIDHFRDFLIKDSKKDLVKIEEVVNNSYSLIKNSFDILGIKVNINSKESLNKIYLHKNDLTQVILNILNNAKDALVLNNISNPQITINFSQKESSFQIIEIEDNAGGINLNIIDKIFNPYFSTKEKKNGTGLGLYICKMIVEKYLNGEISVKNKKNGTSFIIKLFI, encoded by the coding sequence ATGAGTGATAATAATAAGTTTTTTACAGATATTCATGAAATAACCGATAATACAATTGAAGGTATTTTGATTATAGAAGATGGTTTTATTAAACATGTAAATAGATCATTAATAGATATTTTATGTTATGAAGATGAAAAAGAGCTTATAGGCAATCTTGCAATTGGAATATTAATACCAACATCAAAAGAAAAATTCATAGAGTATAACAGCAAAATATTTCAAGAAATATCACTTTTAAATAAAAATGCAGATGTAATACCTGCAATTATAAAAATTAAAGATATAAATATAAATAATGTTTCTTATAAAATGGTTTCAATATTAGATTTAACAGAAATCAAAAAAAATGAAAAAATAGTTTTAGAGCAATCAAAGCTTGCAGCTATGGGTGAAATGGTTTCAATAATAGCGCACCAATGGAGACAGCCATTATCTGCAGTTGGTTCTATTATAACAACATTAAAACTAAAATATAATCTAAAAAGAATTGATTTAAATACCTATGATGAAAAATTAACTCAGATAAATAACTACGTGCAATATATGTCAAATACAATTGATCATTTTAGAGATTTTTTAATAAAAGATTCAAAAAAAGATTTAGTAAAAATAGAAGAAGTTGTAAATAATAGCTACTCTTTAATCAAAAATAGTTTTGATATTCTTGGAATAAAAGTAAATATCAACTCTAAAGAATCCCTAAACAAAATCTACTTACATAAAAATGACCTTACACAAGTTATTTTAAATATCTTAAATAATGCAAAAGATGCTTTGGTTTTAAACAATATTTCAAATCCACAAATCACAATAAATTTTTCACAAAAAGAATCTTCTTTTCAAATTATTGAAATAGAAGACAACGCAGGTGGAATAAACTTGAATATTATTGATAAGATATTTAATCCATATTTTTCAACAAAAGAGAAAAAAAATGGTACTGGTTTGGGTTTATACATTTGTAAGATGATTGTTGAGAAATATTTAAATGGAGAGATTAGCGTTAAAAACAAAAAAAATGGAACTTCTTTTATTATTAAATTATTTATTTGA
- the thiC gene encoding phosphomethylpyrimidine synthase ThiC — MTNKQQETITTSNELLTREPFPASTKVYIEGKIHTDIKVPVREILLANETKLRVYDTSGPYTDTSIDIDVGKGIPTIRKEWIAKRNDVEQYDGRIMEPSDNGYKTEEQLDFVTAGTKGLVRTPLRAKKDENGKTKNVTQLWYARQGIITAEMEFIALRENQDLAMSKEYLQDEERENRLRGESFGANLPKVITAEFVREEVARGRAVIPCNINHPEVEPMIIGRNFLVKVNANIGNSATSSSIAEEVEKMVWSTRWGADTVMDLSTGKNIHTTRDWILRNSPVPIGTVPIYQALEKVKGVAEDLTWEVFRDTLIEQAEQGVDYFTIHAGLLLHHVPMTAKRVTGIVSRGGAIMAKWMIHHHKENFLNTHFEDICEIMKTYDVTFSLGDGLRPGSGADANDEAQFAELKELGRLTKIAWKHDVQTLIEGPGHVPMHLIKENMEKQLEWCDEAPFYTLGPLTTDIAPGYDHFTSGIGAAMIAWYGCAMLCYVTPKEHLGLPNRDDVKEGLITYKIAAHAADIAKGHPGARARDDAMSLARFEFRWVDQFNIGLDPYRAREFHDVELPAESAKVAHFCSMCGPKFCSMKISAEVRTYADALGTDVETARKKGMDEMSLKFEEMGSEIYVEAKE; from the coding sequence ATGACAAACAAACAACAAGAAACAATAACAACATCAAATGAGTTACTAACAAGAGAACCTTTCCCCGCATCAACTAAGGTGTATATAGAGGGGAAAATACACACAGATATTAAAGTTCCCGTAAGAGAAATACTTTTGGCAAATGAAACTAAACTAAGAGTATATGATACATCTGGTCCTTATACAGATACAAGTATTGACATTGATGTAGGTAAAGGTATTCCAACTATCAGAAAAGAATGGATTGCTAAAAGAAATGACGTTGAGCAATATGATGGTCGAATTATGGAACCTAGTGATAATGGATACAAAACAGAGGAACAACTTGACTTTGTAACAGCAGGAACAAAAGGATTAGTAAGAACTCCTTTAAGAGCAAAAAAAGATGAAAATGGCAAAACAAAAAATGTTACGCAACTGTGGTATGCAAGACAAGGAATCATAACAGCTGAAATGGAATTTATTGCACTTCGTGAAAATCAAGATTTAGCTATGAGTAAAGAATATTTACAAGATGAAGAGCGAGAAAATAGATTAAGAGGTGAAAGTTTTGGTGCAAATCTACCAAAAGTAATAACAGCAGAATTTGTAAGAGAAGAAGTTGCAAGAGGAAGAGCTGTAATTCCATGTAATATAAATCATCCAGAAGTTGAACCTATGATTATAGGACGTAATTTTTTAGTAAAAGTAAATGCTAATATTGGTAACTCAGCAACTTCATCTTCAATTGCTGAAGAAGTAGAAAAAATGGTATGGTCAACAAGATGGGGAGCAGATACTGTTATGGATTTATCTACGGGTAAGAATATTCATACTACAAGAGATTGGATTTTAAGAAACTCTCCTGTTCCTATTGGAACAGTTCCTATTTATCAAGCCTTAGAAAAAGTAAAAGGCGTAGCTGAAGACTTAACATGGGAAGTATTTAGAGATACGTTAATAGAACAAGCTGAACAAGGTGTAGATTATTTCACTATTCATGCAGGACTTCTTTTACATCATGTACCAATGACTGCAAAAAGAGTTACAGGTATTGTAAGTCGTGGTGGAGCTATTATGGCTAAATGGATGATTCATCATCATAAAGAAAACTTTTTAAATACACATTTTGAAGATATTTGTGAAATTATGAAAACATATGATGTAACATTTTCATTAGGAGATGGTTTACGTCCAGGATCAGGTGCGGATGCTAATGATGAAGCTCAATTTGCAGAGCTAAAAGAATTAGGAAGATTAACAAAAATTGCATGGAAGCATGATGTTCAAACTCTTATCGAAGGTCCTGGTCATGTACCGATGCATCTTATAAAAGAAAATATGGAAAAGCAACTAGAATGGTGTGATGAAGCACCTTTTTACACACTAGGACCCCTAACTACTGATATAGCTCCTGGTTATGATCATTTTACATCAGGTATTGGTGCAGCTATGATTGCTTGGTATGGTTGTGCAATGTTATGTTATGTAACACCAAAAGAACATCTTGGATTACCAAATAGAGATGATGTTAAAGAAGGTTTAATTACATATAAAATTGCAGCACACGCAGCAGATATTGCAAAAGGTCATCCAGGAGCACGAGCAAGAGATGATGCAATGAGTTTAGCACGATTTGAATTTAGATGGGTTGATCAATTTAATATTGGTCTAGATCCATATAGAGCAAGAGAGTTCCATGATGTAGAACTACCTGCTGAATCTGCAAAAGTAGCACATTTTTGTTCTATGTGTGGACCTAAATTTTGTTCTATGAAAATTTCGGCGGAAGTAAGAACATATGCAGATGCATTAGGAACAGATGTTGAGACAGCAAGAAAAAAAGGCATGGATGAAATGTCTTTAAAATTTGAAGAAATGGGATCCGAAATTTATGTTGAAGCAAAAGAATAA
- a CDS encoding FAD-dependent oxidoreductase, translating into MNIAIVGTGLVGRVLALNLLKDGHTLTLFDKDSKDGLTSAGYTAAGMLAPFAELETAESIIFDLGVRSVSLWPDLLKEVGVYDGFQLAGTIITAHPQDSKELEHFITTLKNKVKEAKEIESINKEQLEELEPELTQYNKSFYIKNEGQVDSQRFITACSDYLQNHPNVTWKDFTKVDKIEEGNIYINKEIQEFDWVFDSRGLGAKEHFSDLRGVRGEVLWLESDEINITRPTRLLHPRYKIYIVPRQNSKRYILGATEIESEDTSDISVRSSMELLSAVFTVHPSFGEARVVNSKTNCRPAFKDNLPRIENTNKLTRINGLYRHGYLLAPAIVEKALKEGIYK; encoded by the coding sequence ATGAATATAGCAATAGTTGGTACTGGTTTAGTAGGTAGAGTTTTGGCTCTTAACCTACTAAAAGATGGACATACTTTAACACTATTTGATAAAGATAGTAAAGATGGACTTACATCAGCTGGTTATACAGCAGCAGGTATGTTAGCACCCTTTGCTGAACTTGAAACAGCTGAATCAATAATATTTGATTTAGGTGTTCGCTCTGTATCTTTATGGCCCGATTTATTAAAAGAAGTTGGAGTTTATGATGGATTTCAATTAGCAGGAACAATTATAACTGCCCATCCTCAAGATTCAAAAGAACTTGAACATTTTATTACAACATTAAAGAACAAAGTAAAAGAAGCCAAAGAAATAGAATCTATAAATAAAGAGCAATTAGAAGAACTCGAACCTGAATTAACTCAATATAATAAATCATTTTATATTAAAAATGAAGGGCAAGTAGATTCACAACGTTTTATAACTGCTTGTTCTGATTATTTACAAAATCATCCAAATGTAACATGGAAAGATTTTACAAAAGTAGACAAGATAGAAGAGGGTAATATTTATATAAATAAAGAAATTCAAGAGTTTGACTGGGTTTTTGATTCACGTGGGTTAGGAGCAAAAGAGCATTTTTCTGATTTACGAGGTGTAAGAGGTGAAGTATTATGGTTAGAATCAGATGAAATTAATATTACAAGACCAACAAGATTACTTCATCCAAGATATAAAATATATATTGTTCCAAGACAAAACTCTAAACGTTATATCCTTGGTGCTACAGAAATAGAAAGTGAAGATACAAGTGATATTTCAGTTCGTTCTAGTATGGAACTTTTATCTGCTGTGTTTACTGTTCATCCTAGTTTTGGTGAAGCTCGTGTAGTTAATAGTAAAACAAACTGTCGACCTGCCTTTAAAGATAACTTGCCTCGAATTGAAAATACAAATAAATTAACTAGAATAAACGGTCTTTATAGACATGGCTATTTATTAGCACCTGCCATTGTAGAAAAAGCATTAAAGGAAGGAATATATAAATGA